The Pseudomonas multiresinivorans DNA window AGCGTTTTCTGCATGTCAGTCCCACCTTTGATTTTGTTATGGATTGGAGATATCGCGGATGAAGCCACTCTCGACCAGGGCCGGTTCCCCGGCCATTCCCCGAACGGGTAGGTACTGGCGCCTAATCGAACAATCGTTCAGATTGGCCACCTGACACTTTAGGAGCCAGGCATGAACGAGGAAGTCCGCTTTACCCGACTGGAGCCGGAGCAGCGCAAGGCGCTGCTGATCGAGGCGACCCTCGCGTGCCTGAAGCGCCATGGCTTCCAGGGAGCTTCCATTCGCAAGATCTGCGCCGAAGCCGGCGTCTCGGTGGGGCTGATCAACCACCACTATTCGGGCAAGGACGAACTGGTGGCCGAGGCCTACCTGACCGTCACCGGGCGGGTCATGCAGTTGCTGCGCGAGGCCATCGCCGAGGCAGCGCCGGATGCGCGCGCGCGGCTGTCGGCGTTCTTCCGTGCGTCGTTCTGTGCCGAACTGCTCGACCCGCAACTGCTGGATGCGTGGCTCGCGTTCTGGGGCGCAGTGAAGACCGCCGAAGCGATCAACCAGGCGCATGACCATTCCTACGGTGAGTACCGCACCTTGCTGGCGCAGGCGCTGAAGGATCTGGCGCAGGAACAGGCATGGTCCGATTTCGACGCCGACCTCGCCGCCATTGCCCTCAGCGCCTTGCTCGATGGCTTGTGGCTGGAATCCGGCCTGAACCCCAATACCTTCACCCCGGAACAGGGCGTGCAGATCTGCGAAGCCTGGGTGGATGGCCTCCAGTACGGCGGGCGGCAACGGTTCAGCCGGTCGCCGGCGGCCTGTTGATCGATTGTTCAGCGGGCGGTAACCTGCCGCCATCTGCAGGACAGTTCCTACAGCTCTACCTCCACGCATAACAAGAATGGCCCCGTCACGAGCGGCGGCTTCAGCAGGGTATTGCGATGACTTCCCGTGTACTGATCGTCGACGACGATCCGGTGGTTCGCGAGCTCCTCCAGGCCTACCTGGGCGAGGAGGGCTATGACGTGCTCTGTGCCGGCACCGCCGAACAGGCCGAGGCGAGCCTGGCCGAAGCCGAACAGGGCGGGCAGCCCATCGACCTGGTGATGCTCGACATCCGTTTGCCCGGCAAGGACGGCCTGACCCTGACCCGCGAGCTGCGCGTACGCTCGGAGGTCGGCATCATCCTGATCACCGGCCGCAACGATGACATCGACCGCATCGTCGGCCTGGAGTGCGGCGCCGATGACTACGTGATCAAGCCGCTCAACCCCCGCGAGCTGGTGTCCCGCGCGAAGAACCTGATCCGTCGTGTGCGCCACGCCCGCCAACCCGCCGCCATCTGTGTTCCGGGCGCCCGCCAGCACCACAAGCGCTTCGCCCAGTGGACACTGGACCCCGACCGCCGCCGCCTGATCGACCGCGATGGCAGCGAAACCCCGCTGACCCACGGCGAATTCCAGCTGCTCGGCGTGTTCCTGCGCAACACCGGCCATACCCTCAGCCGCGACCAGTTGATGGACCAGATCCGCAACCGCGAATGGCTGCCCAACGACCGCTCCATCGACGTGCTGGTCGGCCGCCTGCGCCGCAAGCTGCGCGACGACCCGGCCGAGCCGGAGCTGATCATCACCATCCACGGCGCCGGCTACCTGTTCACCGCCACGCCCGCCGACGCCTGAGTCAGCACGGTGATTGTGGGTCGCGCAGGACAGTCCCCTCTCCCTTCGGAGCGGGGTGCGCAGCCAGGGCCAGGGAGAGGGAAACCCCCGCTTCGACTCCTTCTGTCTCTGTTGGTCCTGCTCTTCTGCACCACCACCCAGGCCGCCCAGCCCATCCGCTACTGCGACTACCCCGTCTACCCGCCCATCTCCTGGAGCGACGGCCACGAAGTACGCGGCCTGGCCCCGCAGACCGTGCGCAGCATCCTCGGCGAGCTGGGCTACGAGGTGAAGACCGTGGTGCTGGGCAACTGGAAGCGCTGCCTGCTGGACGCCGCCGAAGGCCGCGTCGACGTGGTGCTCGCCTACCAGACCCCGCAGCGCGACGACGGCCTGCTGTTCTCCCGCGTGCCGGTGCTGCGCGAGGAAGTGGCAATCTTCTACAACCGCCGCAAGCCGGTGCGTTTCGACCAGTTGAGCGATCTGGCGAATTACCGCGGCGGGCTGCTCTTCGGCGAGAGCTACGGGCCTGAGTTCGACCGTTTCGTCGCCGAGCACGGCAACGTCGAATGGGTCTCCGACAGCCGGCAGAACTTCGGCAAGCTGATCCGCCAGCGCATCGACTTCATTGCCCACGAGCGGCGCACCGGGACGTTGTTCGTCGAGCAGCTCGCCGGCGGAGAGGACATCTTCGCGCTGTCGAAACCGCTGACCGTGGACTACCTGCGCATTGCTGTCTCCCGCCATTCACCGCTGGCCGCGCGGATGGACGAGATCGACGCCGCGCTGAAGCGGCGCGTGGACGACGGCAGCATCGCCCGCTGGCTGGACGAGAGCGAGCGCGGTTACCGCGCCATGCTCGCCGGCGACGGGGTGCCGCGTTGAAGCTGCCCGGCGGCCTGGCCCGGCGCCTGCTGCTGCGGGTGCTGCTGTTCAGCCTGTGCTTCACCGTGCTGGCCAGCGCCGTTCAGCTGTACTTCGAGTACCGCCGCGAGATGCGCGACATCGATACACGCCTGGAGCTGATCCGCGTCGGCTACCTCGCCAGCTTCGAGCGCAGCCTGTGGGACCTCAACCAGGAGCAGCTCAACGTGCAGCTGCACGGCCTGGCCGACTTCCCCGACATCGCCCAGGTGCGCCTGCGCAGCGCCGACTTCAACCTGGTGCAGGACGCCGACGACAAGCGCGGGCCGTTCCGTGTCGAGCACTACGCCCTGGCCTTCCAGCCGCCGGACGGCGAGCCCCGCGACCTGGGCGAGCTGGAAATCAGCATCGACCTGGGCGCCGTCTACCTGCGCCTGCTCCACGGCGGTCTCGCCAGCCTGCTGTGGATGGGCGTGTTCCTTTGCGGCCTGGCGGTGGCGCTGAGCTGGCTGTTCCACAGTCTCGTGACTCGCCATCTGCGCGCCATGGCCGACTTCGTTCGGGGGCTCACCGGCGGCGACCTGGGCACCGAGCTGGCGCTGGATAAAAAACGCTCAGGCGAAGAGGACGAAATCGACACCGTGGCCGATGCCCTCGATGGCTTGCGCCGGGCCCTGCGTGCCGAGTTGCGTCGGCGCGAGGCTGACCGCGAAGCGCTGCAGAGCAAGCGTGACGAATTGCAGCGGCGGGTCGAGCGGCGCACCGCCAGCCTGCGCCGCGCCAAGGAGGAAGCCGAAGCTGCCAACCGCGCCAAGAGCCGCTTCCTTGCCACCATGAGCCACGAGATCCGCACGCCGCTCAACGGCATCCTCGGCATGGCCGAACTGCTGCGCGCCGCGCCCCTGGGCGAGCAGGACCGTCGCCGGCTTCAAGCGTTATCCACAGCAGGCGAAGGTCTGCTGGCGATCCTCAACGAGGTGCTGCACTTCGCCAAGCTGGAGGACGGCGCCAGCCAGCCGGAGCCGGTGGACTTTTCCCTGCGGCGCCTGCTCGACGACGTGGTGACCCTGCTGGAGCCACGCGCCGAGGACAACGGCACCTGCCTGCGCCTGCGTGTCGAGCCCCAGGTGCAGGACGGTTGCCGGGGCGCCGAGCAGTTCTTGCGCCAGGTGCTGAGCAACCTGCTGGCCAACGCAGTGAAGTTCACCGAGGAGGGCGAGGTGCTGCTGGAAGTCGCTGTGCTGGAGACCGGCGCTGCCGGTCAGTGCTTGCGCTTCAGCGTGACCGACGACGGCATCGGCATTTCCGCCGAGCAACAGGAAAAGATCTTCCAGCGCTTCACCCAGGCCAGCGACGAGGTGGCGCGGCGCTACGGCGGCACCGGCCTGGGGCTGGCGATCAGCAAGCGGCTGGTGGAAGCCATGGGCGGCGAGATCCGCGTGGAAAGCCTGGAAGGCGAGGGCAGCACCTTCTGGTTCGAGATCGTGCTGGCGCCGGGCGTGGTCCCGCGCTCCACCGTGGCAGTAGAACAGGCGCCAGCGCTGGACGTACTGGTGGTGGAAGACGTCGCCCTCAACCGCGAGGTCGCCCAGGCCCTGCTGGAGCGCGACGGCCACCGCGTGCAGCTCGCCGAGGACGCGGAGCCGGCGCTGGCGCTCACCGCCGCGCGGCGCTTCGATCTGATCTTGCTGGACATGCATCTGCCAGGCATGAACGGCCTCGACCTGTGCCGGGCGATCCGCGCGCAGGTCGGCGGGCTCAACGCGACCACGCCGATCCACGCCTTTACCGCCAGCGTGCAGCCGGGGATGGTCCGGCGCTATTTCGAGGCCGGCATGCAGGGCGTGCTGGGCAAGCCGCTGCGCCTGGATGACCTGCGCCGTGCGCTGTCCGGCGTGGCTTGGGAGCTGTTGCCGGAGGCTGTGGATAACGGCCCGCTGGATCGCCAGGTGCTCGATACCCACCGCCGGTTGCTGGGCGAGCACAAGCTGAACGAACTGCTTGCCAGCCTGTGGAAGTTGCTCGATGAGCAATGGCCGCTGCTGCTGGATGCGCTGCGCCAGGATGATGCCGTCGAGGCCGCGAGCCTTGCGCATCGCTTGGCCGGGAGTTGCCGGTCCATGGGCTTGCGCGGGTTGGGGGATTGCCTGGGTGAGCTGGAAGAGGCGGCGCTGGCGGGGGCTTCGCTTGGTGATTGGCTGGAGCGGCTGGAGCGGGAGAGGGCGGTTGTCATTGAGCTTCTCAAGAATACCCAGTCCTAGCCCTGGTGAAGCGGGCCGGCCCTCACCCCAGCCCTCTCCCAGAGGGAGAGGGGGCCGATTGTGGCGGCTGGCACCACAGCTTCATCCTGCGCCGAACAGTCCCCTAGAGGGTTAGGGTGAGGGGAGAGCCCGAGCACCGAAGTAGCAGGGAGCGCCAAAGCCTGTAGGAGCGAGGGGGCGCCTAGCCCTTGCTCGCGAACCCGCCCAGCTATCTCATAGCCGGCTGAATCTGTTCGCGAGCAAGCTCGCTCCTACAAAATCAAAAGCGCTGAAAGCTAAGCCCCACGCGCCCTGCACAAAATCCTTACATCTTTCTACAACTTCGATCCGTAGGAACAACGGGGTCTTACATCGCCTTCCAATAATCCGGTGGCATCCGTGCCCGAGCCACGGCCTCTGATTGATTGGAGATAACAATAATGATCCAACGTAGAGTTCCGCTCCGTCGCGCCCGCCGTTTCCCGGAGGTGCGCCATGTCTGAGTCCCATCACGCCCGTAGCGGCGAGAAGATCCAGCTCACCCGCGCGCTCAAGAGCCGCCACATCTTCATGCTGTCGCTGGGCGGCGTGATCGGCACCGGCCTGTTCATGGGCTCGGGCGTCACCATCAGCTCCGGCGGCCCGATGGGCGCCATCCTGGCTTACCTGGTCGCCGGCCTGCTGATGTACCTGGTGATGGTCTGCCTGGGCGAGCTGTCGGTGCAGATGCCCGTCTCCGGCTCCTTCCAGGCCCACGCCACGCGCTTCATCGGCCCGGCCACCGGGTTCATGATCGGCTGGGTCTACTGGATGAGCTGGGCCTCCACCGTCGGCCTGGAATTCACCGCCGCCGGCATGTTGATGACCCGCTGGTTCCCCGAAGTGCCGATCTGGCTGTGGTCGGGCTTCTTCGTGGTCGTGCTGTTCTCCCTCAACGCCCTGGCCACTCGCGCATTCGGTGAGGCCGAATACTGGTTCTCCGGGATCAAGGTCGCGGCCATCCTCGGCTTCATCGTGGTCGGCCTGCTGGTGATCTTCGGCGCCATTCCGCTGAACAGCGGCGAGGCCGCGCCGGGGCTGTCCAACCTGGTCGGCGATGGCTTGTTCCCCAACGGCCTGTCCGCCGTGTTCGCGGTGATGATGACGGTGGTCTACGCCTTCCAGGGCTGCGAGATCATGGGCGTCGCCGCCGGCGAGACCGACCAGCCGGAAAAGAGCATCCCGCGCGCCGTGCGCAACGTGGTGTTCCGCGTGCTGATCTTCTATGTGCTGGCGATCGCCGTGCTCTCCTGCATCGTGCCGTGGAAGCAGGCCGGGCTGATGGAAAGCCCCTTCGTGCAGGTGTTCGACATGGTCGGCATTCCCTACGCCGCCGATCTCATGAACTTCGTGATTCTCACCGCGATCCTCTCGGTGGGTAACTCCGGCCTCTACGCGTCGACCCGCATCCTCTGGGCCATGTCCAAGACCGGCATGGCGCCGCGCAAGCTGTCCAAGCTCAGCGCCCGTGGCGTGCCGCTCTACGCGCTGCTGATCAGCCTGGGCTTCGCCCTGCTCTCGCTGCTCACCAGCGTGGTCGCCGCCGATACTCTGTTCATGGTGCTGATGGCGGTAAGCGGGATGGCCGGCACCGTCACCTGGATCGTCATTGCCTACGCCCAGTACCGCTTCCGCCGCGAACACATGGCCAAGGGCGGCACCGTGGCCGACCTGAAGTACGCAGCGCCCTTGTTCCCGCTGATACCGCTGGCGTGCATCGCGATCTGCTGCTCGCTGTTCGTGTTCCTCGCCATGGACCCGACCCAGCGCCCGTCGCTGTACTGGGGCTTCGGCTTCATGGGCGCGTGCTACCTGGCGTACTACCTGCTCAAGCGCAAGCGTGGCCAGGTGCTGAGCGAGGAGGCGCTGCCGAGTATCGGTTGAGTCTTCCTGCATCCGAAAAGCCCCGCCTCGCGGGGCTTTTTCTTTGGCTCTTTGTAGGAGCGAGCTTGCTCGCGAACCCGCCCAGGGCCGGAGCTGCCGGAGGCCAATCGCGGACGGAGTCCGCTCCTACGCTCGCCGGTCAGGGAGCAGCGGACTCTGTCCGCGAAGGCCCGCAGGGCCGTTTGTTCGAAGTTGTAACAAGCTCTCGGGGAAAACCCTGTGGAAACCCCTCAGCCCCCGCGTCGCGCGGCCTTCCCGCCGTTCGGCGGCACGTTACAAGCCACCCATTCGGGTGGATTGCGAGCTTGCTGAACACTTGTTTAGTATTGGCTCCAACGCTTCATCCGCCTCAGCAAACGACTACAAGAACGAGGGCAGCATGACTCAGCCATCCCCACTCAGCCGGGTTCAGGACGGTATCGCCTGGATCACCCTGAACCGCCCCGAGCAGCGCAACGCGCTCGACGTCCCCACGCTCAAGTACCTGCTGGCCCTGTTTGACGCCTATGAGGCCGATGCGGCCGTGCGCGTCATCGTGCTGACCGGCGAAGGCCGCAGCTTCTGCGCCGGCGCCGACCTCGCCGAATGGGCCGAGGCCGAAGCCCGTGGCGAGCTGGAAACCTACGGCTGGACCGAAACCGCCCACGCCCTGATGCGCCGCCTGCACAGCCTGGACAAGCCGACCATCGCCGCTGTCAACGGCACTGCCGTCGGCGCCGGGATGGACCTGACCCTGTGCTGCGACTTCCGCATCGCCGGCGCCTCCGCGCGCTTCAAGGCCGGCTACACCGGCATGGCCTACTGCCCGGACGCTGGCGCCAGCTGGCACCTGCCGCGCCTGATCGGCAGCGAAGCGGCCAAGCGTCTGCTGTTCCTCGACGAACTGTGGAACGCCGAACGCGCGCTGAACGCCGGCCTGGTCGGCGAAGTGGTCGCTGATGATCAATTGCAGGCTCACGTCGGCGAGTTCGCCGCACGCCTGGCCGCTGGCCCGACCTACGCCTTCGGCCACACCAAGCGCCTGATCCGTGAAGGCGCCAGCCGCACCCTGGCCCAGCAGCTGGAAGCCGAACAGGCCGCCGGGCTGCTCTGCGGCCGCAGCGAAGATGCTGCCGAGGCGCTGCATGCCGTGGCCGAGAAACGCTCCCCCCAATTCAAAGGCCGCTGACGGCTGCAGGTGATGTGATGGATTTCCAACTGACCCAAGAACAGGAAATGCTCGTCGAGGCGGTCAAGGCTTTCGTCGAGAAGGAATTGCTGCCCTACGAAGAGGAAGTGGACCGCGCCGACGCGGTGTCCCCGGAGCTGGCCGCGAAGATTCGTGGCAAGGCCCTGGCAGCCGGCTTCTACGCTTTCAACATGCCCGAGGAAGTGGGCGGCGGCGGCCTGGACTACCTGTCCCAGGCGCTGGTCGAGCGCGAGCTGTCCAAGGTCTCCTGGGCGCTGCACGTGTTCGTTGCGCGGCCCTCGAAGATCCTCATGGCCTGCAAGGGTGAGCAGATCCAGAACTACCTGCTGCCGGTGGTACAGGGCGAGAAGATCGACTGCTTCGCCCTCACCGAGCCGGGCGCCGGCTCCGACGCCAACTCGATCAAGACCCGCGCCGTGCGTGACGGCGAGGACTTCGTGATCAACGGCTCCAAGCACTTCATCAGCCATGCCGGCCACGCCGACTTCGCCATTGTCTTTGCGGTAACCGACACCTTCGAGCGCAACGGCAAGAAGCGCAACGCCGTGACCGCCTTTCTGGTGGACAAGGGCACCGCCGGCATGACCGTGCGCCGTGGCCCGAAATGCGTGAGCAACAAGGGCTACCACACCTACGAAATCTTCTTCGACGACTGCCGCGTGCCAGCCTCCCAGGTCCTGGGCGAAGTCGACAAGGGCTGGGAAGTGGCCAACGCCTGGCTCACCGCCGGTCGTGTGATGGTCGCCGCCAACTGCGTCGGCCAGGCCCAGCGCGCGCTGGACCTGGCGCTGCAATGGTCCGCCGACCGCAAGCAGTTCGGTGCGGCCATCGGCAGCTACCAGGGCATCTCCTTCAAGCTCGCCGACATGGCCACGCAGATCCGCGCCGCCGAACTGATGACCCTGCACACCGCCTGGAAGATGGACCGCGGGACCATGACCGACGGCGAAGCCGGCATGGCCAAGCTGTTCGCCAGCGAAGTGCTGGGCAAGGTTGCCGACGAGACCGTGCAGATCTTCGGCGGCATGGGCCTGATGGACGAAGGCCCGGTGGAGCGCATCTGGCGCAACGCGCGGATCGAGCGCATCTGGGAAGGCACCTCGGAAATCCAGCGCCACATCATTTCCCGCGAACTGCTGCGTCCGCTGCTGCGCTGATTCCTTCGCCCCCTCTCCCTCTGGGAGAGGGCTGGGGTGAGGGATAGACAATGCCGAGATAAGACATGAAAAGAGAAAACCTCCAGCGCCTGTTGGCCCCCCGTCACGTCGCCTTCATCGGCGGCCGCAGCATGGCGCGCGCGCTCAAGCGCTGCGCCGAAGGCGGCTTCCCGGGTGCGATGTGGCTGGTCAACCCGCAATACGACGAACTCGAAGGCGTGCCCTGCGTGCGCAGCGTCGCCGACCTGCCCGAAGGCCCGGACGCGGTGTTCGTCGCCACCAACCGCGACCTGACCCTGCAGGCCGTCGCCGAGCTGGCTGCCAAGGATGCTGGCGGCGCCATCTGCTATGCCTCCGGCTTCGCCGAGACCGGCGCCGAAGGCGAAGCGCTGCAGCGCCGCCTGCTCGAATCCGCCGGCGACATGGCCCTGCTCGGCCCCAACTGCTACGGCCTGCTCGACTACCTGCACGGCTCCGCGCTGTGGCCGGTGGCCCATGGTGGGCACATGGTCGAGAAGGGCGTGGCGGTGCTCACCCAGAGCGGCAACTTCGCCTACAACCTGTCCATGAGCGACCGCTCGCTGCCCATCGCCTACATGGCCTCGGTGGGCAACCAGGCGCAGCTGGGCGTGGCCGAACTGATGGACGTGCTGCTCGACGAGCCGCGCGTGACCGCCATCGGCCTGCACCTGGAAGGCCTGAAGAACGTTCCCGGTTTCGCCCGCGCCGCCTTCAAGGCGCTGCAGAAAGGCATCCCGGTGATTGCGCTGAAGACCGGCGTTTCCGAGATCGGCGCCGAGCTCGCGCTCAGCCACACCAGCTCCCTGGCCGGCTCCGATGCGCTTTACGACGCTCTGTTCGACCGCCTCGGGGTCATCCGCGTCAGCGGCCCGGTGAGCTTCATCGAAACCCTGAAAGCCGCCGCCTGCGGCAACCTGCCGGCCGGCCCCAGCCTCGCCGCGCTGGCCTGCTCCGGCGGTGATGCCGGGCTGATCGCCGACTACGCCGAACGCAACGGCCTGAGCCTGCCAAAACTGGTCGACGCACAGCGTACCGAGCTGGCGCAGGTGCTGCCGGACTACGCCAACATCGCCAACCCGCTGGACTTCACCACCGCCATCTGGGGCGACGGCCCGGCGCTGGAGCGCATGCTCGACAGCGCCCTGCAGACTCAAGCCGACGCCGCCCTGCTGGTGCTGGATTACCCCGGCGAAGAGACCGGCGAACGCCCGCAGTGCGATCTGCTGCTGGAGCTGTACTGCGCCGCGCTGGAGCGCCACGGCAAGGTCGGCTTCATCGCCTCCGCGTTGCCGGAACTGCTGCCCAGGCACGCCCGCGAACTGCTGCACTCCCACGGCGTTGCCGCGCTGCAAGGCGTGGAAGACGGACTCGCCGCCTGGGGCCGCATCGCCCATTACCGCCAGCGCCGCGAAGCGCTGCTGGCCCGTGGCGAAGCCGCACTGGTGCCGCTCTGCCCGCAGGCGCTGGAAGGCGAAGGCCGCCTGCTGGACGAGTGGCAATCCAAGCAGGCGCTGAAACCTTTCGGCCTGCCGCTGCCACGCGCCGCGCTGAGCACACCGACTCAGGCCCGTGAAGCGGCCGCCGATGTCGGCTTCCCGCTGGCGTTGAAAGTGGTCAGTGCGCAACTGCCGCACAAGACTGAAGCCGGCGGTGTGGCGCTCAACCTGCGCAACGAGGCGGCGCTGGAAGCAGCACTGTTCGACATGCGCGAGAACATCGCCCGCCACGCACCCAAAGTGCCGTTCGATCAGGTGCTGCTGGAGCGCATGGCCAACCCGCCGCTGGCCGAGCTGATCGTTGGCATCAAGCGCGAGAACGGTTTTGGTCTGGCGCTGGTGCTGGGCGCCGGCGGCATCCTCGTCGAGCTGCTCAAGGACAGCCGCAGCCTGCTGCTGCCGACCACCGACGCGGCGATCCGCGATGCCCTGCTGAGCCTGCGCAGCGCACCGCTGCTCACCGGCTTCCGTGGCCGTGCGGCGGTGAATCTGGAGGCGCTGGTGGAGGCGATCCGCGCGGTGGCCGACTACGCCTGTGAACACGTGGACAACCTGCTGGAACTGGACGTGAACCCGCTGCTGGCAGACGCCGATGGCGCCGTGGCGGTGGATGCGCTGATCCGCGTCGCCGAATGAACACTCCGTGCCCTGTAGGAACGAGGGGGACGCCCAGTCCTTGCTCGCGAACAAACCCCGCTGCGGGGCGTGGTTCGCGAGCAAGCTCGCTCCTACAAAGAGCAGTTCGGTGCTTGAAGGAAGAACACGAACGCTCCCCTCTCCCGCTTGCGGGAGAGGGGGCAAAAAAAGCGGCGCACGCCGGACACTCGGCGTAGGCCCCCACGAGTAGGGCGAATAACCGCTTGCGGTTATCCGCCGAAGAACAGTTCGGGAGATCGTTAATGCAAAACGACAAAACCCTCACCGGCGGCCAGGCTCTGGTACGCCTGCTGGCCAACTATGGCGTCGACACCGTGTTCGGCATTCCCGGTGTGCACACCCTGGAGCTGTACCGCGGCCTGCCCGGCAGCGGCATCCGCCACGTGCTGACCCGCCACGAGCAGGGTGCCGGCTTCATGGCCGACGGCTACGCACGCGTCAGCGGCAAGCCGGGCGTGGCCTTCATCATCACCGGCCCGGGGGTGACCAACGCCGCCACCGCCATCGGCCAGGCCTACGCCGACTCGATCCCGATGCTGGTGATCTCCAGCGTCAACCACACCGCCAGCCTGGGCAAGGGCTGGGGCTGCCTGCACGAGACCCAGGACCAGCGCGCGATGACCGCGCCGATCACCGCATTCTCCGCCGTCGCCCTGAGCGCCGAGGACCTGCCCGAACTGATCGCCCGCGCCTTCGCCGTATTCGACAGTGAGCGCCCGCGCCCGGTGCACATCTCGGTGCCGCTGGACGTACTCGCCAACCCCGTCGCCCGCGACTGGACCCATGAAGTCGTGCGCCGCGCCGGCCGCGGCCAGCCCAGCGTCGAGGCGCTCCAGCAGGCTGTGGATAAACTCAAGACCGCCCAGCGCCCGATGATCATCGCTGGCGGCGGCGCGCTGCATGCCGCCGATGCCCTGGCCGCGCTGAGCGAGCGCCTGGCCGCGCCGCTGTTCACCAGCGTCGCCGGCAAAGGCCTGCTGGCGCCGGAAGCGCCGCTCTCTGCTGGCGCCACCCTGTGCACCCAGGCCGGTTGGGACATGATCGCCGAGGCCGACGTGGTCCTGGCCATCGGTACCGAGATGGCCGACACCGACTTCTGGCGCGACCGCCTGCCGGTCAACGGCGAA harbors:
- a CDS encoding acetate--CoA ligase family protein; this encodes MKRENLQRLLAPRHVAFIGGRSMARALKRCAEGGFPGAMWLVNPQYDELEGVPCVRSVADLPEGPDAVFVATNRDLTLQAVAELAAKDAGGAICYASGFAETGAEGEALQRRLLESAGDMALLGPNCYGLLDYLHGSALWPVAHGGHMVEKGVAVLTQSGNFAYNLSMSDRSLPIAYMASVGNQAQLGVAELMDVLLDEPRVTAIGLHLEGLKNVPGFARAAFKALQKGIPVIALKTGVSEIGAELALSHTSSLAGSDALYDALFDRLGVIRVSGPVSFIETLKAAACGNLPAGPSLAALACSGGDAGLIADYAERNGLSLPKLVDAQRTELAQVLPDYANIANPLDFTTAIWGDGPALERMLDSALQTQADAALLVLDYPGEETGERPQCDLLLELYCAALERHGKVGFIASALPELLPRHARELLHSHGVAALQGVEDGLAAWGRIAHYRQRREALLARGEAALVPLCPQALEGEGRLLDEWQSKQALKPFGLPLPRAALSTPTQAREAAADVGFPLALKVVSAQLPHKTEAGGVALNLRNEAALEAALFDMRENIARHAPKVPFDQVLLERMANPPLAELIVGIKRENGFGLALVLGAGGILVELLKDSRSLLLPTTDAAIRDALLSLRSAPLLTGFRGRAAVNLEALVEAIRAVADYACEHVDNLLELDVNPLLADADGAVAVDALIRVAE
- a CDS encoding 5-guanidino-2-oxopentanoate decarboxylase; its protein translation is MQNDKTLTGGQALVRLLANYGVDTVFGIPGVHTLELYRGLPGSGIRHVLTRHEQGAGFMADGYARVSGKPGVAFIITGPGVTNAATAIGQAYADSIPMLVISSVNHTASLGKGWGCLHETQDQRAMTAPITAFSAVALSAEDLPELIARAFAVFDSERPRPVHISVPLDVLANPVARDWTHEVVRRAGRGQPSVEALQQAVDKLKTAQRPMIIAGGGALHAADALAALSERLAAPLFTSVAGKGLLAPEAPLSAGATLCTQAGWDMIAEADVVLAIGTEMADTDFWRDRLPVNGEVIRVDVDSRKFNDFYPSAVALLGDSKATAEALLAALPSAAREAAKAQSRIAELRAQIDGGHAPLQLIHKSILERIAKVLPDNAFIASDMTQLAYTANYLYPSKAPRGWLHPTGYGTLGYGVPAGIGAKFGAPERPGLVLVGDGGFLYTAQELATATEELDSPLVVLLWNNDALGQIRDDMIGLDIEPIGVLPRNPDFALLGRAYGCEMRQPQSLDELERDLRSGFAHPGVTLIELKHACVQ